GAGAATCGTGACCTTGTGAATCGGGAACCACTCGTCGAGCAACAGCGCGCCGATGAGGGCGTGACCAGCTTCATGGACCGCCGTCTTGCGCTTGTCCTCGTCGTCCATCACGCGGCGGCGTTCGCGACCGAAGAGCACCTTTTCGCGAGCGTCTTCGATGTCGATGGCCTCGACCTTCTTCTTGTTGCGACGGGCGGCCAGCAGCGCGCCCTCGTTGAGCAGATTGGCCAGCTCGGCACCGGACATGCCGGAAGTGGCGCGGGCCACGGAGCCGAGGTCGACGTCGTCGGAGAGCGCGATCTTGCGGGCATGCACGCGCAGGATCTGTTCGCGGCCGACGAGGTCGGGCAGATCGACATGAATCTGGCGGTCGAAACGGCCCGGGCGCAGCAGGGCGTTGTCGAGCACGTCGGGACGATTGGTCGCCGCAACGATGATCACGCCGTCGGTCGTGTCGAAACCGTCCATCTCCACGAGCAGTGAGTTGAGCGTCTGTTCGCGCTCGTCGTTGCCGCCGCCGAGACCGGCGCCACGTTGGCGACCGACCGCGTCGATTTCGTCGATAAAGATGATGCAGGGCGCGTTCTTGCGACCTTGTTCAAACATGTCGCGCACGCGGCTCGCGCCGACACCCACAAACATTTCGACAAAGTCGGAACCGGAAACACTGAAGAACGGCACGTCCGCTTCGCCCGCCACGGCCTTCGCCAGCAGGGTCTTACCGGTGCCAGGAGGGCCGACGAGCAGGATACCCTTCGGGATCTTGCCGCCCATGCGCTGGAACTTCTTCGGGTCGCGCAGGAAGTCGACGACTTCGGCGATCTCTTCCTTGGCTTCGTCGCAGCCGGCGACGTTCTTGAAATTCACCTTGTCGCGATCGCGGTGCAGCATCTTGGCCTTGCTCTTGCCGAAGCTGAGCGCGCCCTTGCCCGCGTTGCGCAGCTGTCGCACGAACAGGAAATAAAGCAGGCCGATGATGATCACGAACGGGATGATCTGCCCCGCCAGTTGCGACCACGTGTTGGTCGCCTCGATCTCGCGGAAAATCCCGGTCGCCTGAAGTTTCTCAAGATTGGAATCGGTGAGACGGCCCTTGGAGCGGAACTCCGCCGTGCTCTCGCCCTTGGCATTGGTGAACTGCTTTTCGTTCGTCTCGCCCGTGATGACGACCCAGTCGCGTCCGCCGGCCAATTCATTCTTAATCGTGCCCGATTTGATCACGCCCTGCTCCGCTTGCTCCATCACGTCGGCGATCTTGATGTCGGCCGCCGGAGAGACGTTGGCAGGATTGAGCTGCCACACCACGACCACCAGGCCGATTACTATGATCCAGACCAAGAACACCTTAGGCATTTGGAAACGGTCGGGAGACGGAGGACGGAGCGGCTTGCGCTTCTTATCAGGATCGTTTTCGGGCATCAAATCTAGGGACTAAACGGTAACGGTGTGGGTTCCCTCGCCATAAGTCAACGAGGCCCGCCCGCGTAGTTTTGCGAACGGGTGGCAGTGTGTGATACCCCGAATCACGCCGAGAGTTTCTGAAAATACAACTTCCCTCGCCGGATTCGCACGAAGCCGCCCCGCCCCAGACTGAAGCGCTGCGTGCGACCGGCCATCGCTTTCGCGAGCAAATCCTCAAACCCT
This portion of the Actomonas aquatica genome encodes:
- the ftsH gene encoding ATP-dependent zinc metalloprotease FtsH, whose translation is MPENDPDKKRKPLRPPSPDRFQMPKVFLVWIIVIGLVVVVWQLNPANVSPAADIKIADVMEQAEQGVIKSGTIKNELAGGRDWVVITGETNEKQFTNAKGESTAEFRSKGRLTDSNLEKLQATGIFREIEATNTWSQLAGQIIPFVIIIGLLYFLFVRQLRNAGKGALSFGKSKAKMLHRDRDKVNFKNVAGCDEAKEEIAEVVDFLRDPKKFQRMGGKIPKGILLVGPPGTGKTLLAKAVAGEADVPFFSVSGSDFVEMFVGVGASRVRDMFEQGRKNAPCIIFIDEIDAVGRQRGAGLGGGNDEREQTLNSLLVEMDGFDTTDGVIIVAATNRPDVLDNALLRPGRFDRQIHVDLPDLVGREQILRVHARKIALSDDVDLGSVARATSGMSGAELANLLNEGALLAARRNKKKVEAIDIEDAREKVLFGRERRRVMDDEDKRKTAVHEAGHALIGALLLDEWFPIHKVTILPRGQALGMAMYVPRKEQLSAYKKRVLDQIAMALGGRIAEELCFDDISSGASGDIKQVTSMARHMVCDWGMSPLGPIAYGDNQDTVFLGREITRHENYSQETARQIDHEIRKIVDEQYERATKILTERRAALEAVADALMEYETIEGKHVLEILEHGEIQSPVISSKPIDVESKPSADSDGEKKSKDKDEPETGLGSAAPHPA